The region CACAACGGTTGCCATAGCTGTCATTGCCACCATTCCCACCGATGCCGCCCCAGCCATCGATCGGGTCGCGGCCGGGAATGAAATCCACCGTCTTCAATGCGGCACCCGTTTTCCCATCGAAGACCGTCAGAAATTCCGGCCCGGTTAGAATCCGCCCGTAGCGCTGGGTCCCCCTCTCTTGGTTCCGCCAATCCTTCGTCGCGTCACCGATGATCTTCCCCGTGCCGTCCTTCGTCCCATCCGCCGTCTTGCATGCCAGCTCCGCACAGCCATCACCGTCCAAGTCGTAGACCATGAACTGCGTATAGTGCTCACCCTCGCGGATATTGATGCCCAGGTCGATCCGCCACAGCCGGGTCCCGTCCATCTTGTAGGCGTCCAGCACCGGCGTGCCGGTGATGCCCGCAAAGGAATTGTCCTGCCCGCGCGAGGCCTGGTGCACGATGATCTCGTACTCGCCATCCCCATCCAGGTCCGCGACCGAGGCATCGTGCGGCCGGTAGCCCTCGATCGGCTGGATCGGGATCTCGATGAAGTTCTTCTCCAGCACCTTCGCCGGCTTCGAGGAAGGAGCCTCCTTCCCGTCGACGACCGGGCGGACAACATACGCCTCCGTCTTCCCGGCCTCGCGGTCGACCAGATTGGTCGCGCCCGTCAGCGGCTCCGGGTTGACCCGCTCGTCCTTGCCCTCGACCCGCCGATAGAGATTGAAAGCCGCTCCCTTGGGATCATCCCCCAGCAAGCGCCAGCCCGCATAAACCGATCCATCCGCCTGCCGCACGGCCACCAGCCCGCGGTCGAGTTTTTCCATGGGCCGGGCATGAAGGGGCAGCAGCAAGCCGATGAGGAGGAGGCACTTCATGACGTATGGGAGGAAACCCGCCGGCCGTTTCTTCCACGCCTTACCCCTTCGGGGGATGGGGACGCGATGGCGTAGCCCGGCGGCAAAAGGTTCGACAACCTCCATCCTCATCCCTTCATCTTCCCCCATGCAATGGATTTCCACGCTGGCAGGCACCGGCCCGCCGGGCACCCCCGACTTGTGAGACGGACCGATGGCCATCCCCCTCCAGCCTGAAATCCTGATCGCCCATCCCTGGATGGGCCGCGGCGGTTCCGAAGCGACCGCCATGTGGGCATTGCACGCCCTGCAAGACCGCGCCCGAGTGACCTTTGCCACCGCCTCGCCGGTCGATTGGGCCGATCTGAATGCCACCTACGGCACCCGCGTTTCTCCCGAAAAGGTCGCCCTGCTCTCCGCGCCGCGGCTACCCGGCGTGAATACCGGCACCGTGGTGGCCTTCTGGCAGCGGGCGTGGTTCGAACGCTTTTGCCGCACCCAGGGCACCAAGTTCGACGCCTGCATCAGCGCCTACAATCCCATCCGCTTCGGCAAGCGCGCCATCCAGCTCATCGGCGACTTCAGCTTCGACGAGAAATGCCGGCTTGCCCTCTACCCGACCGCCACCGGCCAAGCGCATCACCGCCCGTCCTTCGTCCGGCAGGCGTACCTCTCGATCGGCGAGCACCTCGCCGGCCGCCACGATGAGCCGGCCTTCGCTCCGGATGATCTCGTGGTCGCGAATTCCCAATGGACCTCCACGCGCCTCCGGGAGCACTTCCCTCTGGACCGCGTCCCGGTGCTCTTTCCCCCGTCGTCACCGCTTGGCCTGGAAAACTCCAAGCGCGAGCCTCTCGGCTTCGTGGCCATGAGCCGCATCACGCCGGAAAAGGAAATCGAGTCCATCCTCACCATCCTCGACCGGGTCCGTGCTGCCGGACGACCCGCGACTCTCGACCTGCTCGGTAAAATCGGCGACGACAGCTACTCGCGGCGCATCCGCCGGATGGTCCGCGAACGCCAGGAGTGGGTGCGGACCCCCGGCTTCCTCGGGCCACGGGAAAAGACCGCGCTCTTTTCGACGCGCTCGTTCGGTCTCCATGCCTGCCGCGTGGAAGCCTTCGGCATCGCAGTCGCCGAAATGGCCGCCGCTGGCCTGATTCCCTTCGTGCCTGCCGAAGGCGCAACGCGGGAAATCGCGGCCGACGAGTCGCTCGTCTACCGGAATCCCGACGACGCGGCTGCCAGGATCCTCGCCGTGCTCGATCAACCGGACTCCCACGCCCCGCTGCGACGGTCTCTGCGCGAAAATGTCGAACGCTTCGCCCCGGAGCACTTCAGCGTGCGACTGGTCGAGATCGTGCAGGATTTCCTCGGCCGGCCGATCTAACGATCCAAGTCGCCATGTGGAGCAAGCTTTCCCAGCGCCTCACCGATCCTCTCTTCTACCGCAAGCGCTGGCTCCAGCTTCTGCGCCCCCTGCGACCACCGCGGGCACCGCGACCGGTGACGCTTGATTCGCTGTTAGAATCCGGCGGCCCCGTCCTCGCGGTCTTCGCCCATCCCGATGACGAGCTCTTCGCCTCCTGCCTGCTCTGCGAACTCGCGGCGCGAAAAGTCCCATTCCATCTCATCTGCCTGACCCGCGGCGAAGGTGGCATCACCGGCGGCATGACCCGTGAGGAACTCGGACAAATCCGTGAAGCCGAGCTGCGTGCCTCCGCCGCCGCGCTCGGTGCTGCCTCCGTCGAGTTCCTGGACTACCTCGATCCTCTCGGTCTGGCCCACCGCACCTTTGCTCCTGACGTTTCGCCCGAAGACCTCGCGGCACGGCTGAAGGCCCTGTTAGAAAAACACCGCCCCTCGATCATTCTCACCCACGGCAGCGGCGGCGAATACTGGCATCCAGCACATTTGCTCGCCCATCGCGCGGTCTTTCTCGCCTCGGAAGGCAAGCACGACATCCTCACCATCCACGCTTGGCAGGATTCTCATGCCCTTCCCGGCATGCTGAATCGCGACGATCCCGCCGATCTCGTCATCGATGGCACTCCGCATCGCACCCAGCGCCTCGCCGCCTTCCGCGCTCACGTCTCACAACGCGACTACTTCGCCGGCCACGGCGGATCCTTGGAGGGCTACGTCGATCTCAGCGCGAAGGAAGCCTTCCGGCACTACCCCCGCGCAAGCGGATAAGGGGTGTCGACGTTCCGTCGACACGAACGGTCATTCGGCCTCCTCAACCCTTACACGGTAGAACCTCTTCTCACCGCTGGCCGGAACGGAAATCATCGAATTTGCCCCAACCGCTTCCAACGGAGCACCGGTATCCGTCCATGATCCATCCGCCAGCGTGGTGCTCGTCTCCAGCTGATACGTGAACCCCGCGACGCTGGAAAAGCTCACCTCCACATTCCCGCCGTTCCGCGAAACATCCGTCACCCGGAACACCGAAGCCGCACTCAACGGATTCGTCCCCGCTGCCTGCTCATCCGCATTGCTCTCCCCATCGCCGTCCTGATCACCGGCAGCCGAAAGAAGCTGGACCGCCGTAGTCGTCGAACCGGGATTCGGTGCCCCCGCATCGCTCTGGCCGGGAGAAGCGGAAGAAATACCCGCCGCGCTGATGGCAGTGATCCGCGCGCGGTAGATCTCCCCGGCCATGCCATTGAACGTGTATTGCGGACTGGTCACGGTAGCGGAAGATACCGGATCGCCGTCACCATCGAACACTTCCACCAGCCACGAGCCGACATTGTCGTCCGGCCCTGCATTGGACACCCATGTGAAGGTCCCTGAACTACCAATTTCGTAGTAATTCGCCAGCGGCGCGGGAGACGGCGGCGGGGTGACGTCGTAGAGCTTCAAATACTGAGCCTCGAAGGGACGCTGGTTCCACGCCGCATCAGCAGGGTTGGCGGAGGTGTCCATCGTCGGCACCTTGTTGAGCACCACAAGGAACCCATTGTTCTTCAACTGTGTGCCGGTGTAGCCCGCACCCCATTGCCAGGAATTGCGACGGCCGCTCATCCCGATGCCCGCATTGAGATAGGCCGCGATGTTCTTCACGTTATACGTGCGGCCATCCTTGATCCCCAGCAACGGCGCGAGACCTGATGGCACCTTGAAGTTGTCCTGCTGGTTGTTCGCACGATCGAGATTGGCAAATGCCATCACCACGTCGCTGAAGGCAGGCGAGGCATTGGCAGTTTCATACTTCGCAATCGCATGGACTTTGGTGTTGTTGCCATCGCCATCCAGGAACCATCGGTTCGAAGCCCGCAGAGCCGGACTCGATCCACGCGCCGCACCCATGCCCGCATAGACCGGATACAGCTGGTCGTTGCCAAAATTCGCATCCGTCCAGATCGGCTGCATCGAGTTGAACCGCTTGAAGTGCGGGATCTGCTTCCCGAAATTCAGCTCGTAGTGGTCGTAGCCATAGGTGGCGGAGATCCCGAGTTCCTGGCCCGGGAAAATCATCGGCACCCCATCCATCGAACCCGCCACGCTGAAGCGGATCAGCGCTTCCCACGGGTCATTGTAGTTCGCTTCGTCATGCGAGGTGTTGTTGATCAAGACGAGACCTTGCCCGTAGGCATTCCGCCGGCTCTCGAAGATGTTCCGGTAGTCGCTCTTGGTCGTGGCACTCGCCAGCGGAAAGACGATGTTCTCGTTGAGAATGTCGAAGTGGCGGTTCGAACGATAGGTCACCGCGCCGCCATCGAGCGATTCGCTCATCATCACGAAGTTCCACTTCTTCGAGCGGGCCACGTTGATGATGTACTCCCAGCACTGCGGCGGCAGTCCCTGGCCGAAGTCGCAGCGCAGGCCATCAATGCCGCGCGCGTCCCACGCATAGCGCTGCGCTGTCGTCAGGCCGGGCTCGGTCGAGCTGTTCCGGTTCTGCCCTGCTGGCCGCGTCTTCTCCAGCCAGTGCGTGCCGTAACGGGCGAAGTACTGCCACACGCGCCGCGTCACATTCTTCTGCTGGGCGCCTTGCACGAAGTCATTCGCCGTCCAATCGCTATCGGTCGCATCGAACCAATCACCTTCGCTGGTGTAGCTTGAACGCTCCGGCTCGCTGTCGGTTTCCACCAACGCATCATAGCGGCCGAAGAAAACATCCTTCACATCGTTCCACTTCCCGAAGTCAAAACGATCCGGTCCCGGCGCAATGGTCGCCGCACTCGATGCCCGGTTGCCATAATTCCCCGCAGCCGAGAAGAAGCGCGCCTCGCGATTGCGGATCTCATCCGTCTTGGCCCACGTCTGGCCATCGGGCTGGAACAGGCTCACGCCCGCATCGGCGAGCTCGACGTCATAAGCCGTGTGATTGAACGGCGCATCCAGCATGATGCCCACCGTCTTTGCATCCGCCGCGCTCACAAAATTCTGCCACGCCGTCATCGCCGCATCGCGGTTCGTCTGGCTGAGCAAGTCGGCATTGTTGAAAGGACTGCCGCTGAAGTTCTTCGTGAAGATCGGGCTGACCTCGAAGAAGTTCTTCACCGCATACGGACTCCCAGGCTCATAAGGCGGGTTGCCACTGCCCCATCCGCCGAACGGCTCGCGGCCATCGCGCGCCGGTGGATGGATCGGCTGGAACCACAGCCAGTTCGCACCGAGCGACTTCAGGTAGTCGAGATCCCAGTGGTTCGCTCCATTGTGAGGCGCGCCGGGAGCATTGTGCATGTCCTCGAGGGTCGAGCGCGTTTCAAAGGTATCACCCGACGCCTCGATGTTCAGCACGTTGACCTCATAGAGCGTGATGTTCCGCGCATCCTTCGGCGACACGGTGATGGCATGGTCACGGCGGTTCGCGGCAACGTTCGTGTACCACCGCCAATTCGGATCCCCGGAAACCTTCCACCGCGCGGTGAGCCGGTAAGCGCCTGTCTTCTCCGCCGGCAAGGTCAGCGTGTAGGTGCCCGCTCCAGCGGACGTCATCGTGTAGGCCTTGAAGTAGTTCGAGTCATCGCCAGCCACCAGTGTCGATCCATCCGGTCCGCTCACGCCATCCGGATAACCGTCGCCATCCGCATCGATGTCCGCGCGGTCGCGACGGTTCAGGTTCGTGTAGATCTCCGCAGCCGTGACGTTCGCCTCACCCGGCTGGAAGGAAATGCCCAGCGGAATCGAATCACCGGCGATCTCATCCACGAACAACTTGCTCGCCGTGTAGTTGCCATCGGCCCCATTGATGGTGAGCGTCGGCTGCCCGACCATGCCGTTCTGATAGATGAAGACCGCATTGTTGGTGCCCGCGATGTGATCCGCGAATTTCTCGTCGTTCGTCTCCGGATTCCACAGCCCGATCTTGTACTTCACCTGCGCGCCCAGCGGCAGGCCATTCAACACATTGGGCAAAGTCCCGCGCCACACGGCGGCGTTGCCATTCCCGCTGGGATCTCCCTCCGTGCCATCGAAGGCCATCGCCACTGCGGTGCTCGTGCCACCTGCCACACCAAGCGCACCACCCGGCGTGGTCCCATCCGTCGTGTAGTAGACCGCACCCGCCGTCGCCCATCGCGAGGCCAGCGAATTGTCCGGCCCGATGTAGCCGGTCTTGGCGCGAATCTGGATATCGTTGCCCGCAATCGTCCGGTTGTTCGCGTGATAAATCCATCCCGGCCGGTTGCGGATCGAGAAAGGCGACGCCTGCGCAGTCGCCTCGGTCGTCGTGGTCGAGGAAGCGTTGTCCTTGCCGTAAAGGTAAGTCGTTTCCGGACTCCCGCCGCTGAAGGTGGTGCGGACGTAATATTCGATCACATCCGTCGCCGCGATTCCCGTCGTGGGAATCACCGCCTTCCAATACTGGTTCTGGTCATTCCCGCTCCCGGGGAAATTCGAGTAAAAACCCAGCGCCACCGGTTGCCAGCTCCCGGGCGAACCCCCGCGTGGCACGGTGCGGTAGAACAGCGTGCCTCCGTTCTGGTTCCCTCCGGCCCCGTTGTTCTTGAAGAAGCCTTGGTAGACCGTGGTGTCGGTCGCCTTCACCTCGTAAACCGGATCCCGCATCGTCTTTCCGATCTGCGACTCATTGACCGACGCCAGATGCCAGACATTGGCTGGCGCCGCGCAAAGCACCGGCGCCAGCAGCAGGAAGAAAAGGGCTTTCATGAGGGCTTTAGACAAGAAACGCCGCGGCAAGCGGCGGATCAATGGGTTTCGAGGCTGCCGCCCGACAGGTCGGATTCGGAGAGCTACCGGAAGATGTCGGTCGGCCGGATGGGGTTTAGTCCCCGAAAGCACCCGCGGCGTGTCGTTCAGCGGCAAATAAGCGCCCCTCCGAAAATTTCTGTCGGCTTTGCCCCCGGGAAGACGCCTCCCGGTAGACGGTGGCCCAAACCCCCACCGTCGAAACCCCTGCTTAATCAATTTCGGGAAGAAAGACGGAAATGTTGGGTTCGTTTCCGTCCTGAGGGTCCCTGAGAGAGGCCGGGGGGCTCCGCCGTTAAATCGCGGAACCCTCCGGCCGAATTTTCCTGAATAACCCACGACCCAATGACTGCTCCTTCCAGAAACCCCTTCTCCCGGAGGCTACCGTGGGCGGCGCTGCTGCTCTTGCCGCTTCTGGCGACCCCCTCCCCGGCAGTGGGTCCAGTCCGCGGGCGCGACCCATGGGCCTTCCGGCTGACCTTGGAAAACAAGACGCGGATGCTGGTGGCGGCCCTCCGCTCCGATCTCTGGGTGGCCTACAATCCGGCAAACGGCACGCTGCACAAGGTGTGGAACGGCGGGATCCAGTTCCGCGGCAAGGTCTGGGACTTCGGCCAGCAAAACTCGGCCACCACCGGGACGACCTACCACTTGCTGAAAAAGGCGTTCCTGTTTTCCGCGACCAACGAAACGATCATCCCCGCCGGTTGGTCGGCGACCGGAATCACCACCGGCACCTCGTGGAACCTCTCCACCGCCGCGGGGACGATGCTCGTCTCCCCCGCAGCCGACCTGCGGAATTACGATAACGTGATGCTCTCCTACCAGACCCCGGGCGGAGACAACCGGCTGCTGGTGGATGTCTCGAATGACAACGGCGCGACGTGGACCGCTCAGCAGTGGATGTCGATCGACGCCCCGGCAGCAGACGGGAACATGAAATTGGTCGAGGTCAACGGGCAGGCGGTGAAGGTCCGCTTCCGCCGCAATACCACCGGCTCCACCGCCACACTCGGAGATGTGCTGCTTTTCGGCGACTACCGTGCCTGGACCATGCAGACCGGCGGAAGCCCGGTCGCCATCAAGGTCGATTGGCGCGGCTACAAGCTGATCAACCACACCGATGGCATCGTGGTCCGCTACGACATGGTGCTGCCAGGCGGCGCACGCGTCGGCATCGAGGAACGCCCTGAGGCGATGACCGGGGCAAAATTGCAGCGGAAGTTCACGATCACCGGCATGCCTGCGAGCTCGCGCCTGTCGCTTGAAATCGATGGCAATGGCTATCAGGCCACCCACGCGGTGACCGGCGCGACGGCACTCCGCACCGAAGCCGGCGCGACCTTCCTGGATTTCACCACCAACGGTGACGCAACCCTCGAGACCACATGGACTCCTTGATTCGATTCGGTGCAGTCCTGGCCTGCTGTTTTGCAGGAGCCGTAGCCCAAACAACACCGGCGTTGAAACCCGGCGTCACGGTCTGGGTCTACGACACCGGCGCGGAAATGCGCGAGCTGCCGGTGCTGGTGGACGGCCAGACGCCGAACGTCTCGGCGGATTTCAATACCATCGATTTCAGCACCCCGTGGGCGAGCACCTATGGCCCCCCGCTGGCCGAGCACTACATCGGCCACGCCTGGGGACGCATGGCGATCACGACCGGCGGCACCTATGAATTCCGCCTGACCAGTGATGATGGCGCGAAGTGGTTCCTCGGCGACGACGCGGCACTGGTCATCGACAATAACCAAGCCGGCACCAACACCAAGACCGCCACGCTGAACCTGCTGCCCGGGACTATCCGATACTACATCGATTTCTACCAAAACACGGGCTCCTCGAAACTCCTGCTCGAGTGGAAACCACCGGGTGCCAGCGCCTTCGAAGTCGTCCCCGCCGGCGTGCTTCAGACCGAGGACGGCCTGACGCAGGTCACATCACCTGGACTCAAGAACTACTACTATCAGGACGGCGAAGGCGGCACTGCCGGCGGCCCGGGCGATGGACGTCCACTGGTCGGCGTGCACCCGAGCTTCGATCTGGTGAATTTCCGGCCCGCGAATTTCCACCCGGCGGTGGGCGGGCTCGATTTCCTGCCGGATGGTCGTCTTGCGGTCTCCACCTGGGACTCGACGGGCGCAGTCTATCTGCTGGATCACCTCGACAATCCGGCCGCGGTCACCGTGCATCGCTTCGCGGAAGGCCTCGGCGAGCCGCTCGGGCTCAAGGTCATCGATGGCATCATCCACGTGAGCCAGAAGCAGGAGGTCACCAAGTTGATCGACCTCGATGGCGACGACGTGGCGGACGAATACCAAGCCGTCGCCCACGGCTGGCCGGCCTCGTTCAACTACCACGAGTTCACCTTCAATCTGGTGCCGAAGGATGGCTTCCTGTGGGTGACCACCTCGGTGCCGCTGCGAAATGGCAGTACCGCGTATTTGCCCGGCTCGAAAGGCTCATTTCCCGTGCCGAATGGCCCCGGGTCCCTGTTGAAGATCGATCCGGTGGCAAGGACCTGGCAGGCCGTGGCCAGTGGCCTGCGCACGCCGAATGGTCTCGTCGCCGGCATGGACGGCGAGCTTTTCGCGGGAGACAACCAGGGTGACTGGCTGCCTTCATCGAAGATCAATCACCTCCAGCCCGGGAACTACTATGGTCATCGTGAAAACCCGGATGACACCCGCGCCTACACGCGTCCGGCGCTGTGGTTGCCACACGGGGAGATTTCGAACTCTCCCGCCCAGCCAACCTTGATCCCCACCGGCATCTATGCCGGGCAAATGCTATTCGCCGAGCTCACCCACGGCGGCGTGAACCGGGTCTTCATGGAAAAGGTCCGCGGCGAGTATCAAGGCGCCGTCTTCCAATTCACCCAGGGACTCGAGTCCGGCATGAGCCGCCTCGTCTGGGGCCCGGATGGCTCGCTCTACGTCGGCGGCCTCGGTGCCGGCGGCAACTGGAACTGGAAGAACACCACCTACGGCCTGCAGCGCCTGCGGCCGAATGGCAAGGTGACCTTCGAGATGAAGAGCATGCGCGCACGCGCCGATGGCTTCATCGTCGAGTTCACCCAGCCGGTGCCCTTCTCGGTGGCAGCCATCCCGGGGAACTACGTGCTCCAGCAGTATCGCTACATCCCCACCTCCACCTATGGCGGGCCGAAGAGCGACGTGGAAACGCTGACCGCGACCCGGGTGGACGTTTCGCTGGATCGCCGCAAGGTCTTCATCAAGATCCCCGGCCTCAAGGAAGACCATGTGGTCGCGCTTCGCCTGAAGGATTTCATGAACGACGCCCACGTCGCGCCGTGGGCGACCGAAGGATGGTATACCCTGAACCTCCTGCCCACCACCATGGGCGCGGACTTCGTGCCGATGGATCCCCCCGCCGAGCCCACCGCCCCGGTGCCTCTCCCGGGAGCCGCGATCTATGAAGGGGAGACCGCCACCCGTGTGGGACCCGTGGTCGCTTCCGGGAACGCAGGATTCACCGGCACCGGCTTCGCCGACTACGGCACCGCCATTGGCGAGACGCTCACTTGGAACATCACCGCCGACCAAGCGGGCCCGCACTGGATTTCCTTCCGCTACGCCAATGGCACCACCACCAACCGGCCGCTCTCTCTATCCGTGAATGGCACCGTGGTGAATTCCAGCATCCCCTTCGGACCCTCGGGCACCGTCTGGACCTCCTGGATCTACACCGACGGAATCAGCGTCAACCTCGTGGAAGGCCAGAATACGATCCGCCTGACCAGCACCATCACCAACGGCCCGAACATCGATCACCTCTACGTCTGCGGCCCGCCCGCCGCGGCCCCACCCGGAGCCGTGATGCTTTTCGACGGCACCGCTGCCTCCCTGA is a window of Luteolibacter sp. Y139 DNA encoding:
- a CDS encoding glycosyltransferase: MAIPLQPEILIAHPWMGRGGSEATAMWALHALQDRARVTFATASPVDWADLNATYGTRVSPEKVALLSAPRLPGVNTGTVVAFWQRAWFERFCRTQGTKFDACISAYNPIRFGKRAIQLIGDFSFDEKCRLALYPTATGQAHHRPSFVRQAYLSIGEHLAGRHDEPAFAPDDLVVANSQWTSTRLREHFPLDRVPVLFPPSSPLGLENSKREPLGFVAMSRITPEKEIESILTILDRVRAAGRPATLDLLGKIGDDSYSRRIRRMVRERQEWVRTPGFLGPREKTALFSTRSFGLHACRVEAFGIAVAEMAAAGLIPFVPAEGATREIAADESLVYRNPDDAAARILAVLDQPDSHAPLRRSLRENVERFAPEHFSVRLVEIVQDFLGRPI
- a CDS encoding family 16 glycoside hydrolase; this translates as MKPGVTVWVYDTGAEMRELPVLVDGQTPNVSADFNTIDFSTPWASTYGPPLAEHYIGHAWGRMAITTGGTYEFRLTSDDGAKWFLGDDAALVIDNNQAGTNTKTATLNLLPGTIRYYIDFYQNTGSSKLLLEWKPPGASAFEVVPAGVLQTEDGLTQVTSPGLKNYYYQDGEGGTAGGPGDGRPLVGVHPSFDLVNFRPANFHPAVGGLDFLPDGRLAVSTWDSTGAVYLLDHLDNPAAVTVHRFAEGLGEPLGLKVIDGIIHVSQKQEVTKLIDLDGDDVADEYQAVAHGWPASFNYHEFTFNLVPKDGFLWVTTSVPLRNGSTAYLPGSKGSFPVPNGPGSLLKIDPVARTWQAVASGLRTPNGLVAGMDGELFAGDNQGDWLPSSKINHLQPGNYYGHRENPDDTRAYTRPALWLPHGEISNSPAQPTLIPTGIYAGQMLFAELTHGGVNRVFMEKVRGEYQGAVFQFTQGLESGMSRLVWGPDGSLYVGGLGAGGNWNWKNTTYGLQRLRPNGKVTFEMKSMRARADGFIVEFTQPVPFSVAAIPGNYVLQQYRYIPTSTYGGPKSDVETLTATRVDVSLDRRKVFIKIPGLKEDHVVALRLKDFMNDAHVAPWATEGWYTLNLLPTTMGADFVPMDPPAEPTAPVPLPGAAIYEGETATRVGPVVASGNAGFTGTGFADYGTAIGETLTWNITADQAGPHWISFRYANGTTTNRPLSLSVNGTVVNSSIPFGPSGTVWTSWIYTDGISVNLVEGQNTIRLTSTITNGPNIDHLYVCGPPAAAPPGAVMLFDGTAASLTNNWRRDANNGAPSWGVAAGAMGVAINPAPNDISTIAGFRDFKLHLEWLSPPGGTGQEAGNSGVKLQRSYELQILNTPISQSLQNDLAGSFYLQKQADVNASLGAGAWQSYDVDFTAARWNGAVKTADARATVRWNGMLVHNNVAIPGATGESPAEAPGLLPIVLQAHSSSASGPVRFRNIWVIPKVSPQEKWQAWIDGSGLQGAQQDPNADPDGDGMKNLWEYATGGSATAGDILTTTGDSRTPRMTMFNDSEESYLEFTFVRRADFLDRGLDFRIETSSTLGPDSWTFRSSSLVGPPEPVGDGTLEKVTLRVDEPVSGSPQLFARLRAEMQE
- a CDS encoding PIG-L deacetylase family protein, which produces MWSKLSQRLTDPLFYRKRWLQLLRPLRPPRAPRPVTLDSLLESGGPVLAVFAHPDDELFASCLLCELAARKVPFHLICLTRGEGGITGGMTREELGQIREAELRASAAALGAASVEFLDYLDPLGLAHRTFAPDVSPEDLAARLKALLEKHRPSIILTHGSGGEYWHPAHLLAHRAVFLASEGKHDILTIHAWQDSHALPGMLNRDDPADLVIDGTPHRTQRLAAFRAHVSQRDYFAGHGGSLEGYVDLSAKEAFRHYPRASG